Proteins encoded within one genomic window of Gammaproteobacteria bacterium:
- a CDS encoding phage BR0599 family protein, which translates to MTYASREVSTDASSPVELYEFRRGGSTWRYTSGAQDASYATYAYVAVPMKRGSIEQTGEIGRSGLRITLARDVEIAQAFIATPPSEVTLLTIYRQHRNDPETVAVWMGRVLNVEWRGSEVELNCEPVYTSLQRTGLRRLYQRNCPHVLYGTSCQASAVIYRVPGTVVSVAGVLLSVPSAAGYATGHFAGGFATWAANGITEKRMIVAHNLDVITLSAVPPGLAVGDTIYLYPGCDRTLATCAAKFGNSANFGGFPFIPTKNPFGGSPIY; encoded by the coding sequence ATGACCTACGCCAGCAGAGAAGTATCCACGGACGCCAGCAGTCCGGTCGAACTGTACGAGTTTCGCCGTGGCGGTTCTACGTGGCGCTATACGAGCGGCGCGCAGGACGCGAGCTACGCCACCTATGCCTATGTGGCCGTGCCGATGAAGCGCGGCAGCATCGAGCAGACCGGCGAGATCGGGAGGTCCGGCCTGCGGATCACGCTGGCTCGTGATGTCGAGATTGCTCAGGCATTCATCGCAACACCGCCATCGGAGGTGACCTTGCTCACCATCTATCGCCAGCACCGGAATGATCCAGAAACCGTCGCGGTGTGGATGGGACGCGTCTTGAACGTCGAATGGCGCGGTTCCGAGGTCGAGCTCAACTGTGAGCCGGTCTACACCAGCCTGCAGCGCACCGGCTTGCGCCGCCTCTACCAACGCAATTGCCCGCATGTGCTCTACGGCACGTCTTGCCAGGCCAGTGCGGTGATCTATCGCGTGCCAGGCACCGTGGTGTCCGTCGCCGGAGTCTTGCTGAGCGTGCCGTCTGCGGCCGGATACGCCACGGGTCATTTCGCTGGCGGTTTTGCCACTTGGGCGGCCAACGGCATCACCGAGAAACGAATGATCGTTGCCCACAACCTGGACGTCATCACACTGTCGGCCGTGCCGCCCGGACTCGCCGTGGGCGACACGATCTACCTGTATCCCGGTTGCGACCGGACTCTCGCGACCTGTGCGGCCAAGTTTGGCAACAGCGCCAATTTCGGCGGCTTCCCATTCATCCCGACGAAGAACCCCTTCGGCGGCAGCCCCATTTACTGA
- a CDS encoding lysozyme: MSQIPQAAIALAKRFEGFHRIPRSDPLRRAHPYICPAGYWTIGYGRLCKPDHPPINEEEGEMYLRQDLRTALTATLRYCPVLAAEPEGRIAAIVDFTFNLGAGRLQTSTLRRRVNQRDWHAAGKELRRWIYGGGKILPGLVARREAEVMLLIAEPKTAI, from the coding sequence ATGAGCCAGATTCCCCAGGCAGCTATCGCCCTGGCGAAGCGCTTCGAGGGGTTCCATCGAATTCCGAGGTCAGATCCGCTGCGCCGGGCCCATCCCTATATCTGCCCGGCTGGCTACTGGACGATCGGCTACGGCCGTTTGTGCAAGCCAGACCATCCACCGATCAACGAGGAAGAGGGCGAGATGTACCTGCGTCAGGACCTGCGCACAGCACTCACCGCCACGCTTCGCTACTGCCCGGTGCTGGCCGCCGAGCCAGAGGGACGAATCGCGGCCATCGTTGACTTCACCTTCAACCTCGGCGCGGGGCGGTTACAGACATCGACCCTGAGGCGACGGGTCAATCAGCGGGACTGGCATGCTGCGGGCAAGGAGCTGCGGCGATGGATCTATGGCGGCGGCAAGATTCTTCCTGGCCTCGTTGCCCGACGAGAGGCAGAGGTCATGCTCCTCATCGCCGAACCGAAGACTGCAATCTAG
- a CDS encoding phage tail protein — translation MANNRAQLLITAVDQTRGAFDSIKRNLGDLGNAARSINGLLGTLGLAVSAAGLGAMVKASLDSADSLSKLSQRVGITVESLSTLIPVADLAGVSGEKFEGGLRKLATRMLDAATGSDEAARGFAAVGVSIQNQDGTLRATDQVLLDLTDRFKAMPDGAQKTALAVDLFGKSGADLIPFLNQGRDGVEALTTELQALGVQIGGDTAAQAEVFNDSLAKVRLAITSIGNRVIEAFLPAMNDMANGMVESAKQGGSLRAILDGVVLVLKTLALGAATVGKAFVALGEAIGAGMAAAVEALSGNVSGAKAIITELKGSLVQRLDELAEFRDSLFDPKPVEVRAPAIVADPSLIDRLRTPGRSTGDNGAARLALAKAQADAELKLLKDVLDRQSRSLDEALDGRLISLADYYAAKTALETREIDAEIARTQTLLAEQKRIAASGADEGARIKARAEVAKIEADLIVLNNKRADVEVANARKAADAERSLRDELARVREELLDLTGAATGQDRRAAVERQYQSLIERLRAEGDTEGVATVAGLIDVKVAAADLATYERQFNDALSRMRATEESINLQRQSGLLTESQARAQILALHRETGATLESLLPQLEASATAIGPDALARVQAWKNEIAQVKLVVDDVAVAIDGAVQDGFAQMFEAIGSGAKSAKDAFADFARSVLAAINRIASQKLAESLFGSLFGGGGTGGTGGFGALVSSFFKGFATGGYVTGPGTSTSDSIPARLSAGEYVVNAAAVKRVGVAFLQSINGISAGPRVSGPTLAFAAGGLVPEAAQAQAPGQSVRIVNVIDPAMAADYLNSSSGEKTILNILQRNAGAVRQVLS, via the coding sequence ATGGCAAACAACCGCGCACAACTGCTGATCACTGCCGTCGACCAGACCCGTGGCGCCTTCGATTCCATCAAGCGCAATCTGGGTGACCTGGGCAACGCGGCGCGATCCATCAATGGATTGCTCGGCACGCTCGGCCTTGCCGTATCGGCGGCCGGTCTCGGCGCGATGGTCAAGGCCTCGCTCGACTCGGCGGACTCGCTGTCCAAGCTGTCGCAGCGGGTCGGGATCACTGTCGAGTCGCTTTCCACCCTGATCCCAGTCGCGGATCTCGCCGGCGTCTCGGGAGAAAAGTTCGAAGGTGGCTTGCGCAAGCTCGCCACCCGCATGCTGGATGCGGCCACCGGATCGGACGAGGCAGCGCGAGGATTCGCTGCGGTCGGCGTCTCCATTCAGAACCAGGACGGAACATTGCGCGCGACGGATCAGGTCCTGCTCGACCTGACCGACCGCTTCAAGGCAATGCCCGATGGTGCCCAGAAGACCGCGCTCGCGGTGGATCTCTTCGGCAAATCGGGCGCCGACCTCATCCCGTTCCTCAACCAAGGGCGTGATGGCGTCGAGGCGCTGACGACGGAGCTGCAAGCCCTGGGCGTGCAGATTGGTGGCGACACCGCTGCACAGGCCGAGGTGTTCAACGACTCGCTCGCCAAGGTGCGACTGGCGATCACCAGCATCGGCAACCGAGTGATCGAAGCATTCCTGCCGGCCATGAACGACATGGCCAACGGGATGGTGGAGTCGGCGAAACAAGGTGGCTCGCTGCGCGCCATCCTGGACGGCGTGGTGCTGGTGCTCAAAACCCTGGCGCTGGGTGCCGCCACCGTAGGCAAGGCATTCGTGGCGCTGGGTGAAGCCATCGGGGCAGGCATGGCAGCCGCCGTCGAAGCCTTGTCCGGCAATGTGTCCGGCGCGAAAGCCATCATCACGGAACTCAAGGGCAGTCTGGTCCAGCGGCTGGACGAACTCGCCGAATTCCGCGACAGCCTCTTCGACCCGAAGCCGGTCGAGGTGCGGGCACCGGCGATCGTTGCGGACCCCAGTCTGATCGATCGTCTGCGCACACCAGGACGGTCCACCGGGGACAACGGGGCGGCACGACTGGCACTGGCCAAGGCACAGGCCGATGCCGAGCTCAAGTTGCTCAAGGACGTGCTGGACCGGCAGTCGCGCAGCCTGGACGAGGCGCTCGACGGGCGGCTGATCTCGCTGGCGGACTACTACGCCGCCAAAACCGCCCTGGAAACGCGCGAGATCGACGCCGAGATCGCACGCACGCAGACCTTGCTGGCCGAGCAGAAGCGCATCGCGGCGTCCGGTGCTGACGAAGGCGCACGGATCAAGGCCCGTGCCGAGGTGGCCAAGATCGAGGCCGACCTCATCGTGCTCAACAACAAGCGGGCCGATGTCGAGGTCGCCAATGCGCGCAAGGCCGCCGACGCCGAGCGTTCCTTGCGTGATGAACTGGCCCGCGTTCGGGAGGAGTTGCTCGATCTCACCGGTGCTGCAACCGGTCAGGACCGTCGTGCTGCGGTCGAGCGCCAGTACCAGTCACTCATCGAGCGCCTCCGAGCCGAGGGCGACACCGAGGGTGTGGCCACTGTCGCGGGCCTGATCGACGTGAAGGTTGCGGCAGCGGATCTGGCCACCTATGAACGCCAGTTCAATGACGCGCTCAGCCGCATGCGGGCCACCGAGGAATCCATCAATCTGCAGCGCCAATCGGGCCTGCTGACCGAGTCGCAGGCACGCGCACAGATCCTGGCCCTGCACCGGGAAACCGGGGCGACCCTGGAATCTCTGCTGCCCCAGCTCGAGGCCAGCGCTACGGCGATCGGTCCTGACGCTTTGGCGCGCGTGCAGGCATGGAAGAACGAGATTGCCCAGGTCAAGCTGGTGGTGGACGACGTGGCTGTGGCCATCGACGGCGCGGTCCAGGATGGGTTCGCCCAGATGTTCGAGGCCATCGGCAGCGGCGCCAAGTCTGCCAAGGACGCTTTCGCCGATTTCGCGAGGTCCGTGCTGGCGGCGATCAACCGCATTGCCTCGCAGAAGCTCGCCGAATCGCTATTCGGGAGTTTGTTCGGGGGCGGTGGGACGGGCGGCACGGGAGGCTTCGGCGCGCTGGTTTCATCCTTCTTCAAGGGATTTGCGACGGGCGGCTACGTGACCGGTCCGGGCACATCTACGAGCGACTCGATCCCGGCACGCCTGTCCGCCGGCGAGTACGTGGTCAATGCCGCAGCCGTGAAGCGTGTCGGCGTGGCCTTTCTGCAGTCGATCAACGGCATCTCAGCCGGACCGAGAGTGTCAGGCCCGACGCTGGCATTTGCCGCCGGCGGTCTGGTGCCCGAAGCAGCCCAGGCGCAGGCCCCGGGCCAGTCAGTGCGCATCGTCAATGTCATCGACCCAGCGATGGCCGCCGATTACCTGAACTCCTCCTCAGGCGAAAAAACCATCCTCAACATCCTGCAGCGCAACGCCGGCGCCGTGCGACAGGTATTGAGCTGA
- a CDS encoding DUF4917 family protein, with translation MDGIAIDTWANISAEGWISLLLGNGASIAIHKEFAYPTLHSVADAKGLLATTAPIFAKLGTTDFEHVLLACWYAEHVNVALGTPSADISAAYAEVRTALIEAVHSVHPIHADVAADLQRVGTFASAFPTVVSLNYDLTLYWAMLLFNAANGSWFKDAFHHGEFQTDWEYLRRPYGHAAGATLVFYPHGSLSVARDYIGDETKIAASTGATGDLLEAITRKWSSGHYVPVFVSEGTSKEKVAAIRRSHYLTNVYEEVLPAIGESLVVYGWSFDERDQHVLNAISANPPKRMAVSVFTGQPDGDQQAFCHQVLKAAGRSLPDTEVKFFDSRSPGCWNNP, from the coding sequence ATGGACGGAATCGCGATCGACACTTGGGCAAACATCAGCGCGGAAGGTTGGATTTCCCTCCTTCTGGGTAACGGCGCCAGCATCGCCATCCACAAGGAGTTTGCATACCCAACACTCCACAGCGTGGCTGATGCAAAAGGGTTGCTCGCAACCACCGCGCCAATATTCGCCAAGCTCGGGACGACCGACTTCGAGCATGTTCTGCTTGCATGCTGGTATGCCGAGCACGTCAACGTTGCCTTGGGGACTCCATCTGCCGACATCTCTGCGGCATATGCGGAAGTGCGAACAGCGCTGATCGAAGCGGTGCACAGCGTGCATCCGATACATGCCGATGTCGCCGCCGACTTACAACGGGTCGGTACATTCGCGAGCGCGTTCCCGACTGTCGTCAGCCTGAACTACGACCTCACCCTGTACTGGGCCATGCTGCTGTTCAATGCAGCAAACGGTAGCTGGTTCAAGGATGCCTTCCATCACGGTGAATTTCAGACGGACTGGGAGTACCTGCGGAGGCCATATGGGCACGCTGCCGGAGCAACGCTGGTGTTCTACCCGCACGGCAGTCTTTCCGTGGCTCGCGACTACATTGGTGACGAGACAAAGATCGCGGCATCCACTGGCGCGACGGGCGATTTGCTCGAAGCGATCACCCGAAAGTGGTCGTCCGGGCACTACGTGCCAGTGTTTGTTAGCGAAGGAACCAGCAAGGAGAAAGTCGCCGCGATTCGCCGGAGTCACTACCTGACGAACGTGTACGAGGAAGTCCTGCCAGCGATCGGGGAGAGTTTGGTCGTTTATGGCTGGAGCTTTGACGAACGGGACCAGCATGTGCTCAATGCCATCTCAGCGAATCCACCGAAGCGAATGGCGGTCTCCGTGTTCACTGGTCAGCCAGATGGAGATCAGCAAGCGTTCTGCCACCAGGTTCTGAAGGCTGCTGGCCGGTCCTTGCCTGACACAGAGGTGAAGTTCTTCGACTCGCGAAGCCCTGGATGCTGGAACAACCCATGA
- the mcrC gene encoding 5-methylcytosine-specific restriction endonuclease system specificity protein McrC encodes MTAVAEQVKNASISAEGFIGRIPVRNLWLLMLYASDLFRTRGIGKVGLEDSPDDLPDLVAEILAHAVEVRQRRRLSLGYRSRDAVINRVRGRIDVLTTERHQLMDRGLVACRFDELTIDTPRNRFVRAALESISRIVQRKDVAHRCRALAGGMKSMGVSGDAPTRAQMSTDRFSRNDADDRFMVAAAKLAFDLVLPTEASGTNVLSLPDREATWVRRLFERAVGGFYEVVLSPQGWRVQCGGTMGWQIEQKTAGIDKILPTMRTDVVLDHPSTGQRIVIDTKFTSIVTSGWYREETLHSGYVYQIYAYLRSQVGCGDALADHASGLLLHPAIGQMVDETVLIQGHAIRFATVDLTATPADIRAQLLRLCVPDHAMKTGA; translated from the coding sequence ATGACCGCCGTCGCAGAACAGGTGAAAAATGCATCCATAAGCGCTGAGGGCTTCATCGGACGCATTCCGGTGCGCAACCTCTGGCTGCTGATGCTCTACGCCTCTGACCTGTTCCGCACTCGCGGGATCGGCAAAGTCGGTTTGGAAGACAGCCCGGACGATCTGCCAGACCTCGTCGCCGAGATTCTTGCCCATGCGGTTGAAGTGCGACAACGTCGCCGCTTGAGTCTCGGCTATCGATCTCGCGACGCAGTAATCAATCGCGTGCGTGGCCGGATCGACGTCTTGACCACCGAACGCCATCAGTTGATGGATAGAGGCCTGGTGGCGTGCCGGTTCGACGAACTTACCATCGACACACCACGCAATCGTTTCGTCCGAGCAGCCTTGGAGTCCATCTCCAGGATCGTTCAGAGGAAGGACGTTGCCCATCGGTGCCGCGCGCTTGCTGGTGGAATGAAGTCAATGGGTGTATCGGGCGACGCACCGACCCGTGCCCAAATGAGCACCGATCGTTTTAGCCGTAACGATGCGGACGACCGGTTCATGGTGGCGGCCGCAAAGCTGGCGTTCGATCTAGTGCTACCTACGGAGGCGTCGGGTACGAATGTGCTCTCTCTGCCGGACCGAGAAGCGACTTGGGTACGCCGTTTGTTCGAGCGAGCAGTGGGCGGCTTCTACGAGGTCGTATTGAGCCCACAGGGCTGGCGGGTGCAGTGCGGCGGGACGATGGGCTGGCAGATCGAGCAGAAGACGGCGGGGATCGACAAGATCCTGCCGACGATGCGAACTGATGTCGTGCTCGACCACCCGTCAACCGGTCAGCGGATCGTCATCGATACCAAGTTCACCTCGATTGTGACAAGCGGTTGGTACCGTGAGGAAACCCTGCACAGCGGATACGTGTACCAGATCTATGCCTATCTGCGTTCCCAGGTTGGGTGCGGCGATGCGCTTGCAGATCACGCGAGCGGACTGTTGTTGCATCCAGCGATCGGTCAGATGGTCGACGAGACAGTGCTGATCCAGGGGCACGCCATTCGGTTTGCCACTGTGGATTTGACGGCAACTCCTGCCGACATCCGAGCGCAGCTGCTGCGACTCTGCGTGCCAGACCACGCGATGAAGACGGGCGCGTGA
- a CDS encoding AAA family ATPase produces the protein MTTQTIDSAPHATWFVGASYGGTDDQMPRFLAEGIWENGYDDKLLDVVRSMRPGERIAIKSSYTRKHGLPFDGRGRAVSVMGIKAVGTITENLNDGKRVKVDWARVEPVREWYFYTHRATIWRVLPGEWMNDALIAFAFDGKPQDVDRFRNEPFWRERYGTTSPEKQRFEWTDFYEAVAEKLLTHADDRTPLIEGIHEIASRVPGLTYLQDKFPDGTSGPLRDICPFTTMGTFNRSMTDANRKTIAGELAKLLGVTVPVPPSFEGIPVLNNQRSWFFAYADKRGAGDIDALWKVFVAASKMVDGDQLDTRDAFIRAYDEATQVWGVAWNLSTGLYWAHPWEFLTLDSQSRHYINKRLGLNVAISGQQGPCDGPAYLKLLDDLRSRFGEDGYPVHSFPDLSLASWMYKDPVDEPVPTGDIGTNAGAEQETEGEVREAFQVAAPIVPYSVEDILKDGCFLERAEIDRLLDRLRTKKNLILQGPPGTGKTWLAKRLAFALMGQKDDSKVRAVQFHPNLSYEDFVRGWRPTGEGKLSLADGVFMEAIKAASKDPSSKFVVVIEEINRGNPAQIFGELLTLLEAGKRTPNEALELCYPDADGKRRPVHIPENLYVVGTMNIADRSLALVDLALRRRFAFVGLEPRLGQVWREWVVKECAVDPGLVADIERRIAELNDQIAADARLGKQFRIGHSYVTPAHRLEAGDTKKWFQQVVETEIGPLLDEYWFDAPDEAQKAVTRLTQGW, from the coding sequence ATGACCACTCAGACGATAGATAGTGCACCGCATGCAACCTGGTTCGTCGGCGCCAGTTACGGCGGCACTGATGATCAGATGCCACGATTTCTCGCAGAAGGCATTTGGGAGAACGGCTACGACGACAAGCTCCTCGATGTGGTGCGCTCCATGCGCCCGGGCGAGCGGATTGCCATCAAGTCGTCTTACACGCGAAAGCACGGTCTGCCCTTCGATGGCCGAGGCCGAGCGGTTTCGGTTATGGGCATCAAGGCGGTCGGCACGATCACCGAAAACCTGAACGACGGGAAGCGGGTGAAGGTGGACTGGGCCAGGGTCGAGCCGGTACGGGAGTGGTACTTCTACACTCACCGAGCAACGATCTGGCGCGTGCTTCCCGGCGAATGGATGAACGATGCGCTGATCGCATTCGCGTTTGACGGCAAGCCGCAGGATGTGGATCGCTTTCGCAACGAGCCCTTTTGGCGGGAGCGGTACGGCACGACTTCGCCAGAAAAACAGCGTTTCGAGTGGACGGACTTCTACGAGGCAGTGGCCGAAAAGCTGCTGACCCACGCAGACGATCGAACTCCGCTCATCGAGGGCATCCACGAGATCGCGTCCCGGGTGCCGGGGCTGACCTATCTCCAGGATAAGTTTCCCGATGGAACCAGTGGTCCGTTGCGTGACATTTGCCCATTCACCACGATGGGCACCTTTAACCGGTCCATGACCGATGCCAACCGCAAGACCATCGCGGGCGAACTCGCTAAGTTGCTGGGTGTGACGGTGCCGGTCCCGCCTTCATTCGAAGGCATTCCCGTTCTCAACAACCAACGTTCCTGGTTTTTCGCCTATGCCGACAAGCGTGGTGCGGGCGACATCGACGCGCTATGGAAGGTATTCGTTGCCGCGAGCAAGATGGTCGATGGCGACCAATTGGACACTCGCGATGCCTTCATCCGGGCTTATGACGAGGCAACCCAAGTGTGGGGTGTCGCATGGAACCTTTCGACAGGTCTCTACTGGGCGCATCCGTGGGAATTCCTGACCCTGGATAGCCAGTCGCGCCACTACATCAACAAGCGGCTCGGACTGAATGTCGCCATCAGTGGTCAGCAAGGTCCATGTGATGGTCCGGCCTATCTGAAGCTGCTGGATGATTTGCGGTCGCGCTTCGGCGAAGACGGCTACCCTGTCCACAGTTTTCCGGACTTATCGCTTGCGTCCTGGATGTACAAAGACCCGGTTGACGAGCCTGTGCCGACTGGCGACATCGGTACCAATGCCGGAGCAGAACAGGAAACTGAAGGTGAAGTTCGCGAAGCCTTTCAGGTGGCAGCGCCAATCGTTCCCTACTCGGTGGAGGACATCCTCAAGGACGGCTGTTTCCTGGAGCGGGCCGAGATTGACCGCTTGCTCGATCGTCTGCGCACAAAAAAGAACCTCATCCTTCAGGGGCCTCCGGGCACGGGCAAGACCTGGCTAGCCAAACGGCTCGCGTTCGCGCTAATGGGGCAGAAGGACGATAGCAAGGTCCGTGCAGTGCAGTTCCACCCTAACCTGTCCTACGAGGACTTTGTTCGAGGGTGGCGCCCCACTGGCGAAGGCAAGTTGTCGCTGGCGGACGGTGTCTTCATGGAAGCCATCAAGGCCGCATCGAAGGACCCTTCGTCGAAGTTTGTCGTGGTGATCGAGGAGATCAACCGTGGAAACCCGGCGCAGATCTTCGGCGAGTTGCTGACGCTGCTTGAGGCCGGCAAGCGGACACCCAATGAAGCGCTGGAACTCTGCTATCCAGATGCAGACGGCAAACGACGTCCCGTCCATATTCCCGAGAATCTCTATGTGGTCGGCACCATGAATATCGCCGACCGATCACTTGCACTGGTCGATCTGGCATTGCGTCGCCGCTTTGCTTTCGTTGGGCTGGAGCCAAGACTGGGCCAGGTTTGGCGGGAGTGGGTGGTCAAGGAGTGTGCTGTCGATCCGGGTTTGGTCGCGGATATCGAGCGGCGTATCGCTGAGCTGAACGACCAGATCGCGGCGGACGCGCGCCTTGGCAAGCAATTCCGGATTGGTCACAGCTATGTGACACCCGCACATCGACTGGAGGCGGGAGACACGAAGAAGTGGTTCCAGCAGGTCGTGGAGACGGAGATCGGGCCGTTGCTGGATGAATACTGGTTCGACGCGCCCGACGAAGCACAAAAGGCGGTTACACGGCTGACGCAGGGCTGGTGA
- a CDS encoding DUF2793 domain-containing protein gives MPAITDPNLGLNYGWTLGESGWGAGMDANLKRLGAVVSLSVKDRDLATPPASPVNGDRYLIPAGATGVWSGKTDQIAARIAGVWEYFIPKVGWLCFIEDEAVLSAYKATGWSPGIAI, from the coding sequence ATGCCCGCAATCACTGACCCGAACCTGGGACTCAACTACGGCTGGACGCTCGGCGAAAGCGGCTGGGGCGCCGGCATGGATGCCAACCTGAAGCGGCTGGGCGCTGTCGTCAGCCTGTCGGTCAAAGACCGCGATCTGGCCACACCACCCGCCAGCCCGGTTAACGGCGACCGTTACCTCATTCCCGCTGGCGCAACCGGCGTCTGGAGCGGCAAGACCGATCAGATCGCGGCGCGCATCGCGGGCGTCTGGGAATACTTCATCCCTAAAGTCGGTTGGCTCTGCTTCATCGAGGACGAGGCAGTGCTCTCGGCCTACAAGGCCACCGGCTGGAGTCCCGGCATCGCCATCTGA